The DNA region ATAGCGCTGCGCCGCCAAAGCCAAGAGACTTTATTTCCGCAAGGTTCATCTCACTTATTCCGCCTAAAGCTACTACTTTTTCATGGATGACTCCGCTTTCCTGTGCTTGTTTCAACTCATCCTTTGAATATCCCGAGCGATATCCCTGTTTGGAAATGCTATCGTAAACAGGACTCATAAGCACATAATTGAACAGGGAAACTGTACTTTCCACTTCTTCCAAGCTATGGCAGGCACGACTCAGTATTCCCTCATAATTCGCAGGTGCCTCCGGATGACGGGAATTCAAGTGAATTCCGCCTAGAAGATACTTATCTTTCAAAGAAAAGAAATCATGAATGACAATCCGGGTTCTATATTCCAGAGCAATACCTTGCAGCAGATTTTCTACCGCACGAACATCCGCATCCGGTTTGCGTACATGCAGCAAGTCCAGTCCGGCTTTAAATAACTCAGTGACGACGCGTACCTCATCCGGAATAAAATCCGGAGAGGTGATAATAATCAGTTTCATTTTTCTATCCTTCATTTACCGGATATGTCGGAAACGGAAAATGCCACAAAGGACCATTCCCCTGCCCTATACGTAAATTCTTCCCGGCTTCAATAGCACAGGAAATGTATTCTTTAGCCTGCTCCACTGCTTCATACAAGGATGATCCTTGCGCTAGAAAAGTGGCAATGGCGGACGAAAGCGTACATCCCGTACCATGCAGGTTGGCGGAATGAATGCGCCTGCCACCAAAGATATTCAGTTCTTTTCCGTCATAAAGTACATCGCACATTTCATGACCGGTCAGATGACCTCCTTTAATAAGAAAAGCACAGTGATATTTTTCGAATAACCGGCATGCGGCATCCTCCATTTCATCAATCGTCTGAACCGGTTGTTGCAACAATACTTCTGTTTCGTGCAGATTAGGAGTTACGAGAGTTACTTTCGGAATCAACTTAGTACGAATGGCTTCCAATGCTTCATCCGTCATCAGGCTATGCCCGCTGGTAGAAACCATCACCGGATCGAAAACCACTTTCCGGGGAGAATAGCGACGCAGTATCCGTACTATTTCATGGATAATTTCTACGTTTCCGGTCATACCTATTTTAATGGCATCCGGTTGCAAGTCTTCCATCACGGCCTGCATCTGTTGGCCTACCAGCTCTGCCGCAACAGGATGAACAGCTTGCACACCCAATGTATTCTGCACTGTAATAGCTGTGATAGCAGTAGCTGCATAACCTCCAAGTGCCGAGATAGCTTTTATATCTGCCTGTATACCCGCGCCACCGGAACTGTCGGAACCGGCAACGGAAAGGACGATTGCTTTCTTATCCATAAACCAAGTTACAACTTTATAACATTTCCTGTACGACTACTCTCCCATGCCGCCTCAATCAGGCGGATAACACCAAGCACTCCGCACGCATCACTTTGCAACACTTCTCCATTCCGGATATGCTGATAAATATTCTCATAAAAAGCAGCGTAGTTTCCGGGAAGGGTCGGATAAGGTTTCCGCACCACATTACCATCTTTTTCCGTATGGAGCACTCCCCATTGGGATTCATCCTCTTCTCCCCAATGCGGGGTATCCGGCAACATACCTTTAGTCAAATCCGCTTCCTGAGGATCAAAACCATACTTCACATAAGAGCCTTCCGTTCCATGAAGAACAAAGCGAGGCTCATTCTCACACATCAGGTAGCTGGCTTTCAGGGTGATTTTCACTTCCGGCATCCGGGCAGATTTCATCAAATGGATGATAAAATAATCATCTACTTTACCACCGGTACGCAAAGTTGCAATATCAGCAAATACAGCTTCGGGCATGCCAAACAGTTGAACAGCCTGGTCGATGACATGGGCACCCAAATTATAAGTCAGGCCACCACCATTCTCGCCGGTTTCTTTCCAGGTGTTCGGCTTGATGAAATTCCGGTAGCGGGGAAAGGTTGATTCAAATTCTACCAGACGGCCTAACAATCCCTGAGCCAATATTTCTTTCACAGTCAGGAAATCACAATCCCAACGACGATTCTGGTAAACACTTAAGGTCAGTTCTTTTTCCGCAGCAAGGGCTACGAGTTCTTCACCTTCCTCTACAGTAGTGGTGAAAGGTTTTTCTACGATAACATGTTTTCCGGCTTCGAGAGCACGACGGGCATATTCGTAATGGGAGCTGTCAGGGGTGTTCACTACCACTAACTCCAGTTCTTCCATTCCTATCAACTCATCAAAACTACGCACAATACGGGATTGCGGATACTTCGCCCGTGACAATTCTTTACTACGCTCAGTGACAGCAGTCAACTCAAAATGAGGATTTGTGGAAATAAAAGGAGCATGAAACACTTGTCCCGACATTCCAAAGGCAGCCAATCCGGTTCTTATCTTATCCATATCTTTCATTTTTTCTTTCGGCAAAACTAATGAATTTATCATTATTTGCTTCATGAAGCAACGATAATATCAAAATCTCCAATCCAAAAATCAATTCTGCCTATATACTTCGACTGGAAACAGGTATTTTTGCCACATGCATTATTTAGATTGAATACCATGAAGAAATTAGCTTTTTTATCCTGTCTGCTTCCCATTCTGTGGGCAGCATGTAGCGGTACTGCAACTACCCGCAAAGAATCCGGTGAATGGGCAAAAGTCCCCGAAATCCTGAAGAACATTGTTCCGCCAACTTTTCCGGACAGTATATATGACGTAACTGCCTACGGGGCAAAAAGCGATACGAGTTTTGACAGCCGACCTGCCATATTGGAAGCCATCAATCAATGTAATACAAATGGTGGCGGCACCGTTCTCATCCCTGCCGGAAACTATTTCAGCAAAGGCGCCATCCTGCTGAAAAGTAACGTAAACCTGCACGTTGCGGAAGGCGCACGTCTGGAATTCTCAACCGTGGCCTCTGACTATCTCCCCATGGTATTGACCAAATGGGAAGGAACGGAATGTTTCAACTACTCCCCTTTCATCTATGCCTACCAGTGCACCAATGTCGCCCTGACCGGCAAAGGCACGATTGACGGTAACGGAACTGTAACCTTCAATGGTTGGCACGCCCTGCAAGGTCCCGCCCTGGATCGCTTGCGCCAGATGGGTATCGATTCCATCCCGGTATACGAACGCGTATTCGGAGAGGGATATTACCTGCGCCCATGCATGATACAATTCTACGGCTGCAAGAATGTACTTGTAGAAGATGTACAGATCTACGATTCTCCGTTCTGGATTATCCATCCTGTATTCTGCGACAATGTCACCGTACGCAATGTATATATAGACAGTAACAACTACAACAACGATGGTTGTGACCCGGAATCAAGTACGAACGTACTGATTGAGAACATGGACTTCAATGTGGGAGATGATGGTATCGCCATAAAATCAGGACGCGACCAGGACGGCTGGCGCATCGGCCAAGCCACGGAAAATGTGATTATCCGCAACTGCCACTTCGCCCGGTGGGCCATTACCGTCGGTAGTGAAATGTCCGGTGGCGTACGGAACATTTTTATCGAGGATTGCAAGATAGACAGTTGCCGCAACGGTATTTACTTCAAATCAAATCTGGACCGTGGCGGATACTTTGAAAACCTGAACATGCGCCGGATAGAAGCGGACGTCTGCCTGTGGGGAGTGATTAATTTCCGTACGAATTACCACGGATACCGCGGTGGAAATCATCCGACACTCTTCCGCAATATCTGCATAGAAGATGTAACCTGCAACCGCGTGGACAGCGTAGCACTCATGGCAAACGGATTGCCGGAAGCTAAACTTTATAATATCACCCTGCGGAACATAAAGGTAAAACAGGCACCGAAAGCCATACAGATGGATAATGTGGTGAACTTAACACTCGAAAACGTAGAGGTGAACGGAAGGCAGATTACTTCCACTGAGCAAACTGATTAACAGCAGAAAGGATTATATCCCCATGTCTGGAACATGGGGATATTTCATTTATTCTTGTTCAACTTAATAAACTCACTCGGAGTAATTCCAAACTGCTTCATGAAACATGAGGTAAAATATGAAGTGGTAGAAAATCCTAAACTCTCAGCAACTTCATTGATCCGAAGATCACCTTTAGCCAACATTTCAGCAGCCTTCTTTAATCGGCATAAACGAATAAAGTCATTAGGCGCCAAAGAAGTGATAGCTTTCACTTTTCTATAAAGTGTCGATACGCTCATATTCATATATTCAGCCAGGCTTTCAACCGACAAACAGGAATCAGACAAATTATTCATCACGTAATCATTCATCTTTCCAATAAATTTCTCATCTATATTGTTAGACGCAACACTTATGAGATGTGCATGAGGTGAGCGAACAAATGTAGAACGGATAAGCTCTCTGTTAGCTAAAAGATTTGAAACCTGAGCCAGTAAATGCTCTGTAGAGAACGGCTTCTCTATATAAGCATCAGCTTTCGATTCCAGTACATCAATATGGGCCTGTAAAGAAACTTTAGCTGTTAATACAATAATAGGAATATGACAATATTTTATATTTGTTTTGACAGACTTACACAATTCAATTCCATCCATCACCGGCATCATCAAATCACTAATAATCAGCGATACTACATGACTTTCCAAGATTTCCAATGCTTGTTTCCCATTATCGGCAACCAACACATTATATTGTGGGGTTAGTTCTTCACAAACAAACTGACGCAATTCTACTTCATCATCAACCACCAGTACATTATACATGCTCTTATGCATATAGTCTTTATTTCCTTCTACAGAAGAGGTTTCCTTATAAAAAGGAGAATGTCCCGGCTCTGCAACATCATGCTGTTCCAAGGGTAGATCAAGCACAAAGGAATTCATCTCAGTAATGGAATTATCAAGATAAAAAGCGCCATTATGCATCTCGGCCAGTGATTTAGCTAAAGGCAACCCTAATCCGGAACCTTTTGCCGATACTCTTGCATCTTCTCCGAAATACTGGAAAAAAGGTTTAAAGATGTCTGTTGTCACATCTTTAGGGATTCTTTCTCCATCATTGTTCACCCTAATCCGAACAATCGAATTGTCTTCTTTCTGTATACTCACTAAAGATACCTCAACAATATGGTCACAGAATTTAATCGCATTGTTCAACATATTACTTAATATCTTTATTAAAGCCTCTTTATCAGCTATTATTTCACATCCCTCATCAGGCATGGAAAAATGAAAATCAATGCATCTGGTTTGAGCTATCGGAGTAAAACGGCTATAAGTCTCTTCAAGTAGTTGTTTGATATCCAGTTTTACAAAACTCATCAAGAAGGTAGAAGATTCTATCTTTCTGAAATCAAGTAGCTGATTTACCAGATCGAGCAAACGCTGAGTATTCTTACTCATGACAGCTATATTTTCATTCTCAGCAAGTTTCTTTTCTCCCGACTTTATTATACGGTTCAATGACCCCATTATCAATGTCAAAGGGGTTCTTATTTCATGAGTAATATTTGTAAAGAAACTAATCTTAGCCTGAAGAATTTCCTTATACTTCTCGTTCTGTAACATTTCTATCTGGTGTCGTTCCTTCTCTTTGAGTTTTCTTTTGTATCTGATGAAAAACCAAGTAAATGTAGTAAAGATAATAAGAACATACAAGAAATACGCAAATGGCATACTCCAGAATGGAGGTTTTACAATGATAACCAATGAAGAAGCTTCGCCAGTCCATGTTCCGCTTTCTCTTGAAGCTTGTACACGAAGAGTGTATCTCCCCTGTGGTAACTTTGTATAATACAATTTCTTAGGTCCTTGACTAACAATCCATTCATGATCTAACCCTTCAAGCTTATATCTATACCATACGTCCTGAGAAATAGAATAAGTAGGTATAGCAAAATCAATACTAAAAGTAGACTGATCATAACGCAATGTTATTTTATCTGTAAAAATAATCGATTGTTTCAAAGGAGAATCCGGTTGACAGGTCTCTATTTCTTTATTAAATAACTGAAAACCTGTAAAGAATACTTTTAATGGTTCTGATGCCTTTATAAAATTCTCAGGCGAGAAAGCTATCATTCCTTTCAATGAGCCAAAATAAATATTGCCTATTCGATCCTGATAGCCGGAATTATAATTAAATTGATCTATCGGCAATCCATTCAACGTTGTAAACCTGCTTAAAGCTTTCTGCTCAGGATCATAATGCAATAAGCCATTCGAAGTAGTTACCCATAACATTCCTGTGGCATCCTCTATAATCTGATAAATAATTTGTCCGGAATAATCCAGTTTAGATAAAGTCTGAGTAAATGTCCCATCTATCCTGTCATAAAGAAAAAGCCCGTTTCCTTCAGTACCAATCCATAAACGCTTCCGGGAATCTTCGAAGATAGTAGTGATATAGTTACTGATGAATGGCATTGTCTTAACTGTTATCTTCTCATGTATCCCATTATATTTGAATGTAAACAATCCTCTCCCCATTGTAACAACCCATAAAGTATGATCTAAATCCTCATAAATGGAATGTACAAGTCCCCAATCCAGTTGCGGAACAATTTCAAATCTATTCTTTGACTCTACATAGCGGTATAATCCTCCCATTGTACCAACCAATATTTCATTAAAAGAAGTCTTCCTGAAACAAACGATCCCATTAACCAATAATCCGGAACCAGTATTCTCACTACAGAAATGATTGATTATATTTTGCGACTTCAAATCAAACAGGTAGATACCACTATCAAAAGTTCCAATCCATATCATATTTTTATCAACCAGCAAGCATTGTATATTTTTGGATATGGGACGTCCGTCCCATTTCAGATTAGTCAATGCCCTGAATACTTTTGTCTTGGTATCAAAATAGCATAACCCTCCATCTTCAGTTCCTACCCATAAATTTCCTTCCACATCCGGATGAATTTCACGAATAACATTTGCCTTTATACTTCCTTTTTCATCTTTCGGCAAATACTTATCAAACAATGTATTATTACTCGACAAGTAATTCACACCACCAAAAAAAGTCCCTACCCAAATACCTTCTTCACGGTCTTTCAACAACATATGAACAGCATTATCAGAAAGCGAATAAGCATCATTATACGACTTCTGTAAATGATCAATAAATCCCAAATCCAATTGATAGATATGAATACCTGACTCTGTACCAAACCAGAATTCATCTTTATTCCGCTGAATAGCCGTATGGATATAAATAGGATTATTCTGAGAATCATTGCAAAACAAGACTTTAACTTCACCATTGTTAGGGGAAAAACGCCTGGCCCCAATACGATCTGTAGTCACAACCAAGTCTCCATTACTACATTCCAGAATCCGATAAAGTAGAATATGTTTTGTTTTCTCTTCTTTTGTCAATATAGGATAAGACGAAAACTCCATGCGTTGAGGGTTAAACAAATAGATATTACCATCCAGACCTAATACCCATACACTACCGGACTGAGTCACTGTTATCCCTGTAGGCACAAAGAAATCAGATGCAGGAAAAAACTTATGATTTCCATTTTTTACATCCAAGCAGTATATGCCCTTAGAATTTATAACCCAAAGATTTCCCTGCTTGTCAAAAACTAAATTATCTATTAAACCTTCAATTGTCAGGTCAACACTGACAAACGGAGCAAAAGTATCCTTCTCCGGATTGTAAGTACATAAACCATCTGAAGTCCCTAACCAGAGAGAACCATCCGGTGCTTCCGCCAGAGCAAGAACTGTATTGTTGGGAAGAGAATTGGGCTGTTCCGGATCGGCCACATAGTTCTTAAACTTTGTACCATCGAACCGGTTCAGACCAACTTTCGTACCAAACCACAAGAAACCTCTACGATCTTGAACTGCACAGAAAACAGTTTGCTGAGAAAGCCCATTCTCTTTGTCATATCGCTTAAAATAATAGTTTTCGGCAAAAAGGTTAGTTACTACCAAAGAGAGAAAAATTAGTAATAACGCTATTTCTTTTTTCTTTATGAGCATAACTATACAATATGATTCATTGAAAGTGATCTACAAATATAATAAAAACAGGCTACTCCCCCAGCAACAGATGGTTCTTTTCCGATCATATATCAAACCAAAGCCATTCTATCTATGGAGAGGCTTTCCACCTACTCCATAGATTGTCAATCTACTGCGAAGTTCAGGTAAACTCATATCAATCTGAGATAGATCTTTTTTTCCGAAAGCTTCTTCCAGATTAACAATCGGCTCAATGTTCGCAATGCTTGCCCATGGAAGCCACAAGGATACAGACCTGAAAGCCAAATCAGCAACATTAGTTGCTTCCGGCATAAATGCACGATACTTATAATTCATTCTACCGTCAAAGTCTGTATTCAGTTTCGTATTATTCTGTAAGAATTTTGCCATATATAAATAGAGTTCATTTCCGGTTTTGATATACAATTTATACATTTCATAAAACACATAAGCTATAAAATTATCAGCACCCGAATGTCCTGTAGCAATAATAGAAAACCCTGTAATACCTCCTTTAACAAAAGGATTCTTTTTGGTATCCATTGCATCTCGGTTAGGAATGGCAAAATCATAACAATACGTCCAGCTCATAGCACAGTTTGCAGCATGTTCTGCCGCTTTCAGATATTTCAGATCCCCTGTCAGTTCATGTATAGCATTGAATCCGTAGAGAGCAAATATGGCTGCCTCTTTATCAACAGTATTAGGATTGTCCGGAGTTCCACCTACATATTTCCCTAATTTCAAATACAGTTCATTGTAAGAGAAATCAGCAGCTTTGATTGCAGCTTCTTTATATTTAGTCTCTCCGGTATGTTCAAACATCTTCACCAGGAATCTAATAGCCACCGGAGTATTCAATTTAGAAGTCCCATGAGTATTCCTATCCCCTCCTGTCTCAACATCACCATTCGTCTTATATGCTCTATAAAAAGAACCGTCTTCATTTTGTTTCTTCACCAAATTAGAAGCAACCCTTTTAAGAGCTTGATTCCACGCTTCCTGAGGTTCATTGTGAGCTACAGAAATACGATAGGCATCCAGTAATCCCTCCATACCATCTACAAAACATCGAAGAAAACTTGGATATTCCCGCCTTTGTCCAGCTGTGGCATTATCAGCAGGATCCCACCATACAGTGGGGAAATAAGTTTTCATGATGGCATCAGAAACCCAGAAATCAACCATTGATTTACCTTTCCTCTTATTCTCTGAATCATGATGATCCAGACCATAACGATACATGTGATATCCAACGGCTATTTGTTGTCCCACAAAACCCATTTGAAAAGATATCCCTTCAGTGTTTGTACCATCAGGTAAATCAAGTGACCATGGTAAACCTGCCGCTTTTATGTTTCCCTTTCCAAACATCCGATATTCAGCTTTAAAAAGTTCTATATTCTGCCGGTAGATTTCATCCATATTCATATCCACGATTGTCGGTTCTTCCGTTTTATAGCCCATGCCAAACGCATACATCATAGCTTCATTATAATTATCCTTTTTATCAGGAATCAAGGCTACAGAATAGCTATGTATATTACCCTCTTTCACCGAATGGTATCTTTTGGACCATATAGTCTTTGCATCCCTTTTTCTTCCGGCAGCTTCATATGTTCTAGGCCCTTCTGCACACGGATAATGAAAATCCACCGACAATGAAGGATATATAGAGTAACCTATTGAACCATATTGTAACGCATCATTCACCTCATAGAATGTTCCACCACCAGGATTTTGTCCGACATCTATCCTGGGATTATAATGCATGAGGGTTAAAGTAGCTCCTGTTACCTTTTCCCGAAGCATAGCCAGCGGCAGTCCCGTACGCGTTTCTTTTACATACATCCGGTCAGTATTCAGGTCAGCAGCAATCGCATCCTCTCTTACTTCAGAGGTATTTCTATATAAAACAGAAGGAATAAAATACTCGAAATCATTGTTATCAGACGAACGAAGCCCGGTTTGAAATGAAATTGTACTGGCAAATCCGACATCCTCTGCCTGCGCTTCTTTCACCTTCACATCTCTATATATCCCAAATACCCCATCCTTTAATAAAGTATACTTATCTTCTACAATAAATACAGACCCTTTTTCCGTGTGGACACTGGCTGTAGCACAAAAGCCATATTTCTTTCTTATGACCTGATGATAAGGTTGCTTATAATCTGTTTCGATATATTCCCCCGTTGGTAAAGTATCACTTCCCCGGACAGTGATCCATGCAGGCAGTTCTTGGCTTCCCACTATCTCTTTACCATTCTGTAAAAATACAGCAAAACCTTCATCCCCTTCTCTTAGTATAAGGAAATAATCACCATTTTTAATGATTTTCTCTGTATCACTTTCTTCTATACATTCCTGAGAAATAGTTTTCAAATCACTTTTCCCGATCATGGCATGATAATGGCAGGATATGCCCAATAGACAAAATCCTGATATCATCAGTATCCGGAATACAACCTTTCTTATTCTTCTATCTTTTTCCATAAGCTCCTGAATTAATATATTATTCCCTGATGTGCAGCATATACCGCATCTTTCTGTCTCAATGTAGATAAAGATTCTGTTCCTATACGTTCTATATCCATATCTCCATAAGCATCCCGTATCTTGAACAATGGATCTAAAGCAGATGCAGTAACCCAGGGTAGCCACAAATTTACTCCATCTCCCCAACGGGTGACCAATCTTAAGGCTTCCGTCTGCAATCCTCGATAAGCATACCCCAACGTACCATCATAATCCATAGTCTGTTTCGTATTTTTCTCCAATAACCGGGCAATATGCAGGAAATACTCATCGCCTGTCAAAACATAGAGTCTCAGGTATTCAAAAGAATTATATGAAAGCCCACAATCTGCTCCGGAATGTCCGGTGGAAATGATTGTAATTCCAACAGTAGTCTTTTTGCTATCCCAAGCCATGAGGTTATTTCCTCCAGCCGCCGGAATATTCCAGGCATACATATAGGTTACAGTGTAATAAGCCGCTTGGGATGCTCCTTCAAGCCATTTTTTATCTTTGGTTAAATCGTACAAACAAAGGAAAGCCTCAATAATCTTTTGCCCGGACTCACGGTCTTTTACATACGGATTATCAATTACACTTCCCACATATTTATAGGGTTCATGAATCTCGCGATAGCAAAATTCTCCGGCTTTAACAGCAGCTGTCTTATAGCATTCTTCCTTAGTAACTATATACATGTAAGTAAGAAAACGGATCAGATTGGAAGTAAGTAGTTTACCCGAATCTATAGAAGTCCCGCCATTGTCAAAAGCTTTGTCCCAGCTACCATCGGCATGTTGTCGGCTCACCATCCAGTCAGCTGACCGCCGGCAATAATCCAACCAATTAGTTTTACTTCCGGGAAAATGTTTTTCAGCATGCGACCATGCTAAAATCATAGCCTCCAATCCACCTTGCATATTACGTAAGTCATTATGATTACGAAAGAAATTCCAAGGAGATATATCCCACCATATCCGTGGCATCCCATTAGGTGCCGAACTGTTCTCCGCCCAGAAATCAAGTATCTGCTCTCCCTTATCCGTATAGATGGAATTATTGGTTTCCAAGCCTTTCCGGTAAAGATAATATGCGCAAGGAATCTGCATCCCCACAAATCCCATAGAATAGGAAATCTCATTCACTTCCCCACTTGGAAGATGTACGGAGAAAGGAAAACCGGGGGCATCATTATCTTTCAGCCAATAATGATCTAAAACCTCCAGGCCGTAATTCATTACATCTTCGTTATCCACCTCCAATACTTCAGGATTGTACAGATTGAACGTCGCTTTCCAGTGTTCCTCAAGCGCTTTTGGAAAAGCTACTTCTTTCTTAAATTGCAATTCCAGCATATAGGCATGTTCTACACCAACCCGTACAGGATGACTCCGACGCGCCCACCGTCTTTCACGAGTTCCACCTCCGTCTGCATAAGTATGCTCACCTTCAGAACCAGGAAAGCAATATACTAATGCAGGACTTTGGCTTGCCAAATAAAAACCCAATGAGCCGAAATGCATATCCGCATTTACCAGATGATCCATTCCCACCTCTTCCTTAAAAGTAACCGGATTGAGATTATAGTCTGCCAAAGCAACAGATACCTCCGAACTTTTATTTCTGAACATGGCCAGAGGTAATCCCATACGTTCCTCACGAGCTAGTATCCAATCATGAGTAAAATCTGCGCCTATGGAGGATTCACTTAAATTAGATTCATCTTTATATATGAGAGAAGGTATGAAATATTCGCATCCGGTAATAGCTTGCTGTACTTCATTCCGTACCATAAAGTAAGAGTTAAACGCATGATCCTTACCGGAAGCTTTCATGACATCTACTACTCTCGACAAGCGTAATTTATCTTCATTCTCCGCCACCGTATATACATCTGTCACTTCAAAATCAGAACCGGAGTCCGTGATTATCCTGGCTTTACAAACCAATCGATCATTTTGTTTTTCTGCTTCCTGATACGCTGCCCTGTACCATTTAGACGACTGTACACCTACTGGGAATACCTCTAAACACACAATCGCTTCATCGACAGGTATATATTTCTGCCCCCATCCTGCTATTGTTACTGTATAACCCGTATTCTCTTTCCAGGCGAGCATAAGTTCCGGATTACCGGAACCTATACTAATATTTTCATTATGAACCGGGCCTGGAGGCTCCTCTGTTAAATCATCATTATCTGAACATCCTGCATTCAGCATCAGGCAAAAAACAACTGCTATAATTTTCATTATTTTATTGTCCATATTCTAAATTGCATAGATAGTAAATGCTGTAAATGATAATGCATTCGTTTCTCCACCCGGGAAATTGACTACATATCCCATACTAACTTCCGTTTCTTGTTCCAAAGTTATATTAAGTGGCATGGAAACACGACTTGCAGGATCTCCACAATCACTCTGGGCTATAATACTCGGACTTTTCCATTCAATTCCTTTACCTTTTGCTACAACAAAGAAAGCACGGTCTTTTCCACCTTCATTTTCAATATCCCACCAATTGAAACCACGGGTAGCTATAAACAGGTATTTTCCTGCAGGCAAAGTGAATGTCTGATAAACAGCTCCCTGTAAGGCAGTAGGATTCCCCCAGTTCTCAGCACACATAAACAAGCGGTCACTCCAACCGTCATACATTGTATACTGTACGGCTGCGTTAGATGTTAACCAGTCTGAAAGGATGCCACGGCGAGAATCCGGGAAATAGGAAACAACATTAAACGGCTGTTTATAATTCTTTAGATATTGATTCGTAATATCATCAAACTCTTCCGGAATCCCAGTAATTTCTTTCGTTTCTGAGAAAAGATAATAATCAGGAATATTCTCCAACTCAAGTGCCACACGATAAAAAGCATTGTCCCTGTAATTCTCTTTATAGCCGGTACGATATTTTATCGCATCTATAGACACCGTCAGTTCTCCGTCACCGCTAAAATTAGCATCCACTTCCTGTTCGGCAACAACCGGACTTTTACTGTTTACAAAGTGGTTAATACCTAAATAAATACGAGCTTTCACTATACGTGGAGCAGGCTTACTCGTTCCGGAAACTTTCTTTACCTTAAACTTGGCAACAATGTTAATGCCTTCCAATTTTGCA from Bacteroides sp. MSB163 includes:
- a CDS encoding thiamine phosphate synthase, yielding MKLIIITSPDFIPDEVRVVTELFKAGLDLLHVRKPDADVRAVENLLQGIALEYRTRIVIHDFFSLKDKYLLGGIHLNSRHPEAPANYEGILSRACHSLEEVESTVSLFNYVLMSPVYDSISKQGYRSGYSKDELKQAQESGVIHEKVVALGGISEMNLAEIKSLGFGGAALLGDIWNRYHTWKDAEALLAHFRRLKKIAG
- the thiD gene encoding bifunctional hydroxymethylpyrimidine kinase/phosphomethylpyrimidine kinase; translation: MDKKAIVLSVAGSDSSGGAGIQADIKAISALGGYAATAITAITVQNTLGVQAVHPVAAELVGQQMQAVMEDLQPDAIKIGMTGNVEIIHEIVRILRRYSPRKVVFDPVMVSTSGHSLMTDEALEAIRTKLIPKVTLVTPNLHETEVLLQQPVQTIDEMEDAACRLFEKYHCAFLIKGGHLTGHEMCDVLYDGKELNIFGGRRIHSANLHGTGCTLSSAIATFLAQGSSLYEAVEQAKEYISCAIEAGKNLRIGQGNGPLWHFPFPTYPVNEG
- a CDS encoding Gfo/Idh/MocA family oxidoreductase — translated: MDKIRTGLAAFGMSGQVFHAPFISTNPHFELTAVTERSKELSRAKYPQSRIVRSFDELIGMEELELVVVNTPDSSHYEYARRALEAGKHVIVEKPFTTTVEEGEELVALAAEKELTLSVYQNRRWDCDFLTVKEILAQGLLGRLVEFESTFPRYRNFIKPNTWKETGENGGGLTYNLGAHVIDQAVQLFGMPEAVFADIATLRTGGKVDDYFIIHLMKSARMPEVKITLKASYLMCENEPRFVLHGTEGSYVKYGFDPQEADLTKGMLPDTPHWGEEDESQWGVLHTEKDGNVVRKPYPTLPGNYAAFYENIYQHIRNGEVLQSDACGVLGVIRLIEAAWESSRTGNVIKL
- a CDS encoding glycoside hydrolase family 28 protein → MKKLAFLSCLLPILWAACSGTATTRKESGEWAKVPEILKNIVPPTFPDSIYDVTAYGAKSDTSFDSRPAILEAINQCNTNGGGTVLIPAGNYFSKGAILLKSNVNLHVAEGARLEFSTVASDYLPMVLTKWEGTECFNYSPFIYAYQCTNVALTGKGTIDGNGTVTFNGWHALQGPALDRLRQMGIDSIPVYERVFGEGYYLRPCMIQFYGCKNVLVEDVQIYDSPFWIIHPVFCDNVTVRNVYIDSNNYNNDGCDPESSTNVLIENMDFNVGDDGIAIKSGRDQDGWRIGQATENVIIRNCHFARWAITVGSEMSGGVRNIFIEDCKIDSCRNGIYFKSNLDRGGYFENLNMRRIEADVCLWGVINFRTNYHGYRGGNHPTLFRNICIEDVTCNRVDSVALMANGLPEAKLYNITLRNIKVKQAPKAIQMDNVVNLTLENVEVNGRQITSTEQTD